Proteins from one Lacrimispora sphenoides genomic window:
- a CDS encoding DUF6462 family protein, with amino-acid sequence MQEQLGRFKKFVRYPEGAEMYSMGLSSFTKLAKEAKAVHKWGNIVLVNINIVDEYLETFKEP; translated from the coding sequence ATGCAGGAACAACTAGGCCGATTCAAAAAATTTGTGCGTTATCCAGAAGGAGCAGAGATGTATTCCATGGGGTTAAGCTCTTTCACAAAATTGGCCAAAGAAGCGAAAGCGGTTCATAAATGGGGTAATATTGTGCTAGTTAATATCAACATCGTAGATGAGTATTTAGAGACGTTCAAAGAACCATAA
- a CDS encoding tyrosine-type recombinase/integrase: MATSRKDSKGRVLYPGESQRKDGKYIYQYHDVNRKRRVVYAGDLQELRQKKKAIEHDIADGVDAYAGERTTLNAVFDRYMRGKINLKQSTRTNYMYMYDNYIRPTFGNRFISKIKYSDVKEFVNSFITEKDFKMNSIEVIHTLLNPTFTLAVRDGLIRVNPASGVMAEIKKSCDWEGSKREALTIEQQTAFINYVADSPIYHHWLPLFVVFLGTGGRLGEITGLTESDLDFKERTISINHNLVYRVQDNGSCEYHINTPKTKNSIREIPMLEDVCNALLLEKRYQKQRGGCKDEIDGYKRFVFTNRYGKVHNPMVINRAIKCIYKAYNKEESEQAEQEEREPFLLPHFTVHSLRHTFCTRYCENESNVKVIQMIMGHADFSTTMDVYAKATKESKKESFSNLEGKIRIF; the protein is encoded by the coding sequence TTGGCTACATCAAGGAAAGATTCAAAAGGGAGGGTATTGTATCCTGGTGAATCTCAAAGGAAAGACGGAAAGTATATTTACCAATATCATGATGTAAATAGAAAACGACGAGTTGTTTATGCAGGCGATCTACAGGAACTGCGACAGAAGAAAAAAGCTATTGAACATGATATTGCGGATGGTGTTGATGCATATGCTGGGGAACGAACTACCCTGAATGCGGTATTTGACCGATATATGAGAGGGAAAATCAACCTTAAGCAGTCCACACGGACGAATTATATGTATATGTATGATAATTATATTCGGCCAACTTTTGGTAACAGATTCATTAGTAAAATCAAATATTCTGATGTGAAAGAATTTGTTAACAGTTTTATCACGGAAAAAGATTTTAAAATGAACTCAATCGAGGTAATACATACATTGCTGAATCCCACCTTTACATTGGCAGTCAGAGATGGTCTTATCCGGGTCAATCCTGCATCTGGTGTAATGGCAGAAATTAAAAAGAGTTGCGATTGGGAAGGAAGTAAACGAGAAGCCTTAACTATTGAGCAGCAAACTGCATTTATTAACTATGTTGCTGATAGCCCTATCTATCATCATTGGTTACCACTATTTGTTGTTTTTCTGGGAACAGGAGGACGATTAGGTGAGATTACCGGATTAACAGAATCGGATCTCGATTTTAAAGAACGGACAATAAGCATTAATCATAATTTAGTATACCGTGTGCAAGACAATGGATCATGCGAATATCATATCAACACACCTAAAACGAAAAATAGCATAAGAGAAATTCCAATGTTGGAAGATGTTTGTAATGCTTTGTTGCTGGAGAAGAGATATCAAAAGCAGAGAGGTGGCTGTAAAGACGAGATTGACGGTTATAAACGTTTTGTCTTTACTAATCGTTACGGGAAGGTACATAACCCTATGGTAATTAATAGAGCCATAAAATGTATCTATAAAGCGTACAATAAGGAAGAGTCTGAACAAGCAGAGCAGGAAGAACGAGAACCGTTTTTGTTACCGCATTTTACTGTACATTCGCTTCGACATACTTTTTGTACCCGGTACTGTGAGAACGAATCAAACGTAAAGGTGATACAAATGATTATGGGCCATGCAGACTTTTCAACAACAATGGATGTATATGCGAAAGCTACCAAAGAGTCAAAGAAAGAATCTTTTAGTAATTTAGAAGGTAAAATAAGAATTTTTTAG